One window of the Fusobacterium animalis 7_1 genome contains the following:
- a CDS encoding lipopolysaccharide biosynthesis protein has protein sequence MNIKLIKQFFSFSLGGYISLLIGFISLPFITRLISPEQYGVFSLFSLILNLQLIFLLLGLDQGFVRYFYETENKMKLLLKCIKYPMYFFILTLPLVIIFQKKISFFIFQKIDIKMLIILEATILLTIINNFTLLTIRMSQKGLQYSLLQIFSQLFNFLFIIVFYKFLGDSYDVLIISYFLSLVLIVLTSLYFVRNIFKIQVKENKEINTKELLKYSYPFILTFSLTWIFQSSDKITIKIFSNFTELGLYSTALIVIKLFNVIQSGFTTFWVPVAYEKYAKEPENKEFFNLFFNYISLIMFFVAISVLMGKDLITFVLGEKYKEASSIIPCLVFMPVMYTISETTVLGINFLKKTKFHIIISLLVSIFNIIGNIILVPKFNAVGAAISTGVAYILFFILRTNIAKKLINYNFNLKRVYILSILLFLYALFLSFYNNILYSTLIGMLLLLILIILYINEIKIALKEIIFLLKNNINK, from the coding sequence ATGAATATAAAATTAATAAAACAATTTTTTTCATTTTCTTTAGGAGGTTATATAAGTTTGTTAATTGGCTTTATATCACTCCCTTTTATTACAAGATTAATATCTCCAGAACAATATGGGGTATTTTCTCTTTTTTCTTTAATTTTAAATCTCCAACTAATATTTTTATTATTAGGATTGGATCAAGGATTTGTGAGATATTTTTATGAAACAGAGAATAAGATGAAATTATTATTGAAATGCATAAAATATCCAATGTATTTTTTTATATTAACATTGCCTTTGGTTATAATTTTCCAAAAAAAGATAAGTTTTTTTATTTTTCAAAAAATTGACATAAAAATGCTTATTATATTGGAAGCTACTATTTTATTAACAATTATTAATAATTTTACATTATTAACCATTAGAATGAGTCAAAAAGGATTACAATATTCTTTATTACAAATATTTAGTCAGTTATTTAATTTTCTTTTTATTATTGTATTTTATAAATTTTTAGGAGATTCATATGATGTTTTGATAATTTCTTATTTCTTATCCTTAGTACTAATAGTATTAACATCATTGTATTTTGTAAGAAATATATTTAAAATTCAAGTAAAAGAAAATAAAGAAATTAATACAAAAGAATTGTTAAAATATAGTTACCCATTTATATTAACATTTTCTTTAACATGGATATTTCAATCATCAGATAAAATAACAATAAAAATATTTTCAAACTTTACTGAGTTAGGATTGTATAGCACAGCATTAATAGTAATTAAGTTATTTAATGTTATTCAATCAGGATTTACAACATTTTGGGTTCCTGTGGCATATGAAAAATACGCTAAAGAACCTGAAAATAAAGAATTCTTTAATCTTTTTTTTAATTATATATCACTTATAATGTTCTTTGTAGCAATATCTGTGTTAATGGGAAAGGATTTAATAACTTTTGTTTTAGGAGAAAAATATAAGGAAGCTTCTTCTATAATTCCATGTCTAGTTTTTATGCCTGTTATGTATACTATTTCAGAAACGACTGTCCTAGGCATTAATTTTTTAAAAAAAACAAAGTTCCATATTATTATTTCTCTTTTAGTTTCAATTTTTAATATAATTGGGAATATAATTTTAGTACCTAAATTTAATGCTGTAGGTGCAGCAATTTCAACTGGAGTTGCTTATATTTTATTTTTTATTTTAAGAACAAATATTGCTAAAAAGTTAATTAATTATAATTTTAATTTAAAAAGAGTATATATTCTATCAATTTTATTATTTTTATATGCTTTATTTTTATCATTTTATAATAATATTTTATACTCAACATTAATAGGAATGCTTTTATTATTAATACTTATAATATTGTATATAAATGAAATAAAGATTGCTTTAAAAGAAATAATTTTTTTATTAAAAAATAATATTAATAAATGA
- a CDS encoding O-antigen ligase family protein: MNKTKDLSLYKKIFLVAMLMSHGISIGKLYLYHIFLILNIIYIFNFLIQNGKIEKSIIKRNKVIFIFFLYSFLHCFFVKDIHLAFQNQVYIICGISVFFSIKYLLSYNSVQTLNIMKKVIYFAIFIAILEILKIYRWYNSGYELSFDSPSAFLGNTNNFATAIIIVMPFIFFMKNRLKKIVYFLLLFYILISCDSRANNIALSIELFIYFLLKIKEKRIIYKIRLFLLGLISTYFVKEKLYAMYSLLLELFNSDIKNTDSVGVRKAIILNLIDELKNMNIFLFGTGGGNSVIIHMTRNNTSGIFSNHSFFLELLVEYGIFIFLILSFFYVSLIIKNYKNYIKNKNEINGALFISLIGFAIGLNSISTVIYFFPFWIILGMADFYTENKIILYKYKG; this comes from the coding sequence ATGAATAAGACAAAGGATTTGTCACTATATAAGAAAATCTTTTTAGTTGCAATGCTGATGTCTCATGGTATAAGTATAGGGAAACTATACTTATATCATATTTTTTTAATATTAAATATTATCTATATTTTTAATTTTTTAATTCAAAATGGAAAAATAGAAAAAAGTATTATAAAAAGAAATAAAGTTATATTTATATTTTTTTTATACAGTTTCTTACATTGCTTTTTTGTGAAGGATATACACTTAGCATTTCAAAATCAAGTATATATTATTTGTGGGATAAGTGTATTTTTTTCAATAAAATATTTACTTTCATATAATTCAGTACAAACCTTAAATATAATGAAAAAAGTAATATATTTTGCTATTTTTATAGCAATATTGGAAATTTTAAAAATTTATAGATGGTACAATTCTGGCTATGAGTTATCATTTGATAGTCCATCAGCATTTTTAGGAAATACAAATAATTTTGCTACAGCTATCATTATTGTTATGCCCTTTATTTTTTTTATGAAAAATAGATTAAAAAAAATAGTTTATTTTTTATTACTTTTTTATATTTTAATTTCTTGTGATTCAAGAGCAAATAATATAGCTTTATCTATAGAACTTTTCATATATTTTTTATTAAAAATAAAAGAAAAAAGAATAATTTATAAAATAAGATTATTTCTTTTAGGGCTAATTAGTACATATTTTGTTAAGGAAAAATTATATGCAATGTATAGTCTTTTACTTGAATTATTTAATTCTGATATTAAAAATACAGATTCTGTTGGAGTAAGAAAAGCAATTATATTAAATTTAATAGATGAATTAAAAAATATGAATATTTTCTTATTTGGGACAGGAGGAGGGAATTCTGTGATAATACATATGACTAGAAATAATACTAGTGGAATTTTCTCTAATCATTCATTCTTTCTGGAATTATTAGTAGAATATGGTATTTTTATATTTTTAATTCTTTCATTTTTTTATGTATCATTAATAATAAAAAATTATAAAAATTATATAAAGAACAAAAATGAAATTAATGGAGCACTATTTATTTCACTTATTGGGTTTGCAATAGGATTAAATTCAATAAGTACAGTAATTTACTTTTTTCCTTTTTGGATAATATTAGGAATGGCTGATTTTTACACCGAAAATAAAATTATATTATATAAATATAAAGGATAA
- a CDS encoding glycosyltransferase, translating into MAEETKKYLEDKSKEIFITPFGVDTKKFKNLNIEKNKNELVIGIVKTLTENYGIEYLIRAIKELENTLDIENYKKIRLLIYGKGELKNKLEALTKELQIEDKVIFKGYISNEDVPKALNEMDIFVVPSINESFGVAAVEAMACEIPVIASSVGGLKEVIVDKETGYLVPKKDHKEIAKYLKKLILDKNLRTSLGENGRKRVLENYDWNSNVDYMIKIYREIVNE; encoded by the coding sequence ATGGCTGAAGAAACAAAAAAATATTTAGAGGATAAAAGTAAGGAAATTTTTATAACACCTTTTGGTGTTGATACTAAAAAATTTAAAAATTTAAATATAGAAAAAAATAAAAATGAGTTAGTAATAGGAATAGTAAAAACTTTAACAGAAAATTACGGAATAGAGTATTTAATAAGAGCAATAAAAGAATTAGAAAATACACTAGATATAGAAAATTATAAAAAAATAAGATTACTAATATATGGAAAAGGAGAATTGAAAAATAAATTAGAAGCTTTAACTAAAGAATTACAAATAGAAGATAAAGTAATTTTTAAAGGATATATAAGTAATGAAGATGTTCCAAAAGCATTAAATGAAATGGATATATTTGTAGTTCCTAGTATTAATGAGAGTTTTGGAGTTGCTGCTGTTGAGGCGATGGCTTGTGAGATACCTGTTATAGCTTCCAGTGTGGGTGGTCTAAAGGAAGTGATAGTAGATAAAGAAACAGGATATTTAGTTCCTAAAAAAGACCATAAAGAGATTGCAAAATATTTAAAAAAATTAATTTTGGATAAAAATTTAAGAACTTCTTTAGGAGAAAATGGAAGAAAAAGAGTTTTAGAAAATTATGATTGGAATTCTAATGTTGATTATATGATAAAAATTTATAGGGAGATTGTAAATGAATAA
- a CDS encoding glycosyltransferase, with protein MKIIFLGEATSIHTIRWVNSLSEKGIEVILVSLKGEVDIIGKINENVKVIYLPFGTKLGYYLNVFALKKIISKEKPDLINAHYASGYGTLGRLSGFNKKLLNVWGSDVYDFPNESKVKKEL; from the coding sequence ATGAAGATAATATTTTTAGGAGAAGCTACAAGTATACATACTATTAGATGGGTAAATTCTCTTTCAGAAAAAGGAATTGAGGTTATTCTTGTAAGTTTAAAGGGAGAAGTAGATATTATAGGAAAAATAAATGAAAATGTTAAGGTAATATATTTACCTTTTGGAACAAAACTAGGATATTATCTAAATGTTTTTGCCTTAAAAAAGATAATATCTAAGGAAAAGCCAGATTTAATAAATGCACACTATGCTAGTGGATACGGGACTTTAGGTAGACTTTCAGGATTTAATAAAAAATTATTAAATGTTTGGGGTAGTGATGTGTATGACTTTCCAAATGAAAGTAAAGTAAAAAAAGAATTATAG
- a CDS encoding Gfo/Idh/MocA family protein: MYNVAIIGCGRISHKIAEGIAKNSDRMKLSVLCDPIEEKMFETEKTYNKKMSKKIILLKYKDYKDILKQNKIDIAVISTESGYHEEIGSYFLENGVNVIIEKPLAMSIEGAQRLVDTAKKNGLKLAASHQNRFNYPIQLLKKAIKGNRLGKIFNGMARILWTRDDNYYLQAPWRGTWALDGGTLMNQCIHNIDLINWMMDDEIDTVYAQTSNYIRNIEAEDYGVILIRYKSGKIATIEGSAIVYPKNLEETLTITGEKGTVVIGGMAVNKINTWRVEGDDEQEYLSIDCGDPNSVYGYGHEALYKDFIDALDENREPLVNGKAGLEAVKIILAAYKSQKTGLPVKFNEFLKFSTIEMV; encoded by the coding sequence ATGTATAATGTTGCAATTATAGGTTGTGGAAGAATATCTCATAAAATAGCAGAAGGAATTGCTAAAAATAGCGATAGAATGAAGTTAAGTGTTTTATGTGATCCTATAGAAGAAAAGATGTTTGAAACAGAAAAAACATATAATAAAAAAATGAGTAAAAAAATTATATTATTAAAATATAAAGATTATAAAGATATATTAAAACAAAATAAAATTGATATAGCAGTTATTTCAACTGAAAGTGGCTATCATGAAGAAATAGGTTCGTATTTTCTTGAAAATGGAGTTAATGTTATTATTGAAAAACCATTAGCTATGTCAATAGAAGGAGCACAAAGATTAGTTGATACTGCAAAGAAAAATGGGTTAAAATTAGCAGCTAGCCATCAAAATAGATTTAATTATCCCATTCAGCTTTTAAAAAAAGCAATAAAAGGAAATAGATTAGGAAAAATATTCAATGGAATGGCAAGAATTTTATGGACTAGAGATGATAATTACTATTTACAAGCACCTTGGAGAGGAACATGGGCTTTAGATGGTGGAACTTTAATGAATCAATGTATTCATAATATTGATTTAATAAATTGGATGATGGATGATGAAATAGACACTGTATATGCTCAAACTTCAAACTATATTAGAAATATAGAAGCAGAAGATTATGGAGTTATTTTAATCAGATATAAATCTGGTAAGATAGCAACTATTGAAGGAAGTGCTATAGTTTATCCTAAAAATCTTGAAGAAACTTTAACTATAACTGGAGAAAAAGGAACAGTAGTAATCGGTGGAATGGCAGTTAATAAGATAAATACTTGGAGAGTAGAAGGTGATGATGAACAAGAATATTTATCTATTGATTGTGGAGATCCAAATTCTGTCTATGGTTATGGACATGAAGCATTATATAAAGATTTTATAGATGCTCTTGATGAAAATAGAGAACCTCTTGTAAATGGAAAAGCAGGGCTAGAAGCAGTAAAGATAATATTAGCTGCTTATAAATCTCAAAAAACTGGATTACCTGTAAAATTTAATGAATTTTTAAAATTCTCTACAATAGAAATGGTATAA
- a CDS encoding glycosyltransferase family 4 protein: MNKKSIWLISQYSYPPGKSSWRRHFDLFRHFNKNKYNIDIVSGSFLHNSENQHILKEDEKERIIEAEGIKYHILRVMSYSKRLDRIIAMIQFFFKVIFFSKKLLKDSKPDIIIASSPHPFNGLAGMYLAKKYKCPFIIEIRDLWPETWVAMGATTRKSILYKFFAYIEKKLYKNADKIITLTANKDYYTSIGIDGKKVEIISNGVDLESYDSNLKEYKSPLTFSKDNFNILYTGSHSQGDALDILIETAELLSKEKIVFHLVGEGVIKEELKKRVKENNINNVKFYDIVKKYEIPSLLKESDAVIMLLRDIPLYKYGMSPNKMYEYLASTKPIIFSGSVANDMVKEANAGVSVEAENPKKLKEGILSLQKMTIDEREVLGKKGRKYVEENYDTKVLSKKIEKIILNLLEDKNV; encoded by the coding sequence ATGAATAAAAAAAGCATATGGTTAATAAGTCAATATAGTTATCCTCCTGGAAAAAGTAGCTGGCGAAGACATTTTGATTTATTTAGACATTTTAATAAAAATAAATATAATATAGATATAGTATCGGGATCTTTTTTACATAATTCAGAAAATCAACATATATTGAAAGAAGATGAAAAAGAAAGGATTATAGAGGCAGAAGGAATAAAGTATCATATTTTAAGAGTAATGAGTTACTCAAAACGTCTGGATAGAATTATTGCTATGATTCAGTTTTTTTTCAAAGTTATTTTCTTTTCAAAGAAACTTTTAAAAGACTCTAAACCAGATATTATAATAGCTTCAAGTCCACATCCTTTTAATGGATTAGCAGGAATGTACTTAGCTAAAAAATATAAATGTCCCTTTATAATAGAAATTAGAGATTTATGGCCTGAAACATGGGTTGCAATGGGTGCTACAACTAGAAAAAGTATTTTATATAAATTTTTTGCTTACATAGAAAAAAAATTATATAAAAATGCAGATAAAATCATAACATTAACTGCAAATAAAGATTATTACACTTCAATAGGAATAGATGGAAAAAAGGTAGAGATAATATCAAATGGAGTAGATTTAGAAAGTTATGATTCCAATTTAAAGGAATATAAGAGTCCATTAACTTTTTCAAAAGATAACTTTAATATTTTATATACAGGTTCTCATTCACAAGGAGATGCTTTAGACATCCTTATAGAAACAGCAGAATTATTATCCAAAGAAAAGATAGTATTTCATTTAGTTGGAGAAGGTGTAATAAAAGAAGAACTTAAAAAAAGAGTTAAAGAGAATAATATAAATAATGTAAAGTTCTATGATATAGTAAAAAAATATGAAATACCAAGTTTACTAAAAGAAAGTGATGCAGTTATAATGCTTTTAAGAGATATTCCATTATACAAATATGGAATGAGTCCTAATAAGATGTATGAATATCTTGCTTCAACAAAACCAATAATTTTTTCAGGTAGTGTTGCCAATGATATGGTAAAAGAAGCTAATGCAGGAGTTTCTGTTGAAGCTGAGAATCCTAAAAAATTAAAAGAGGGAATACTATCTTTACAAAAGATGACAATTGATGAAAGAGAAGTGTTAGGAAAAAAAGGTAGAAAATATGTTGAAGAAAATTATGATACAAAAGTTTTGTCTAAAAAAATTGAAAAAATAATTTTAAATCTATTGGAGGATAAAAATGTATAA
- a CDS encoding DapH/DapD/GlmU-related protein, producing the protein MMREIFNYNVNNIENNFNFIVKGVSTVLNPKNNSIIFLNKSDLDLLKNLKEIKESIIFLKNGLVAKKLESENIVRYVDNPRLEFAKLLNFLSKNIKKNTTFKFNQSGYYHGENITIGENVIIEPFVRLGNNIKIGNNTIIKSGVIIEDNVIIGENCYIRENSIIGGEDFGIETDTDGSTVRIPHFGGVKIGNNVEIGAGSTVCSGTIEETIVEDYVKVDYSVNVGHNTKIGRGTLICAGALIGGSSILGSNVFVGMNASIKSKMLIGNNAVVGMGSIICTHINDGEIFTNEMADKLENVKIIRNLKQRILKRVIK; encoded by the coding sequence ATGATGAGAGAAATATTTAATTACAATGTTAATAACATAGAGAACAACTTTAATTTTATAGTTAAGGGAGTCTCTACTGTTTTAAACCCTAAAAATAATTCTATTATTTTTCTAAATAAATCAGATTTAGATTTGTTAAAGAATCTAAAAGAGATAAAAGAATCTATAATATTTTTAAAAAATGGTTTAGTTGCAAAAAAATTAGAATCTGAGAATATAGTAAGATATGTTGATAATCCAAGATTGGAATTTGCAAAACTTTTAAATTTTTTATCAAAAAATATTAAAAAAAATACAACTTTTAAATTTAATCAATCAGGATATTACCATGGTGAAAATATAACTATTGGTGAGAATGTAATAATAGAACCATTTGTACGGTTAGGAAATAATATAAAAATAGGAAATAATACTATAATAAAATCAGGAGTAATTATAGAAGATAATGTTATAATAGGAGAAAACTGTTATATTAGAGAAAATAGTATAATTGGTGGAGAAGATTTTGGAATAGAAACTGATACTGATGGGAGTACAGTTAGAATTCCTCATTTTGGAGGAGTAAAAATAGGAAATAATGTAGAGATTGGAGCTGGAAGTACAGTATGTTCAGGGACAATAGAAGAAACTATAGTAGAAGATTATGTAAAGGTAGATTATTCTGTAAATGTTGGTCATAATACTAAAATAGGAAGAGGAACTTTAATATGTGCAGGAGCTTTAATAGGAGGAAGTTCTATACTAGGTAGCAATGTATTTGTTGGAATGAATGCAAGTATAAAGAGTAAGATGTTAATTGGAAATAATGCTGTAGTTGGAATGGGTTCTATTATTTGTACCCATATCAATGATGGAGAAATATTTACTAATGAAATGGCTGATAAATTAGAAAATGTAAAAATTATTAGAAACTTAAAACAAAGAATTTTAAAAAGGGTAATAAAATGA
- a CDS encoding PIG-L deacetylase family protein encodes MLEKFSKILCLAPHPDDIELGCGGTVSKLIDLGKEVHYCTFSLCEKSIPEGYEKDNAKKELADSCDILGINKDNIHFYYFEVREYKRDRQLILEELVKLKNELKPDLIFLPMPNDIHQDHCTISEEGIRAFKKSTILAYEVPWNNFSLKNNLFIELTEEQLQKKVEALKAYKSQYFRSYANEEFVRSLAIVRGVQGKSKYAETFNIIRMYL; translated from the coding sequence ATGTTAGAAAAGTTTAGTAAAATTTTATGCTTAGCTCCACATCCAGATGATATAGAACTAGGTTGTGGTGGTACAGTATCAAAGTTAATTGATTTAGGAAAAGAAGTTCATTATTGTACATTTTCATTATGTGAAAAATCTATTCCAGAAGGATATGAAAAAGATAATGCTAAAAAAGAGTTAGCAGATTCTTGTGATATATTAGGAATAAATAAAGATAACATACATTTTTATTATTTTGAAGTAAGAGAATACAAAAGAGATAGACAATTGATTTTAGAAGAATTGGTAAAATTAAAAAATGAATTAAAACCAGATTTAATATTTTTACCAATGCCTAATGATATACATCAAGATCATTGTACAATTTCAGAAGAAGGTATAAGGGCATTTAAAAAAAGTACAATCTTAGCTTATGAAGTTCCCTGGAATAATTTTTCATTAAAGAATAACTTATTTATAGAATTAACAGAAGAACAGCTTCAAAAGAAAGTAGAAGCATTAAAAGCATATAAATCTCAATATTTTAGAAGTTATGCAAATGAAGAATTTGTAAGAAGTTTAGCAATAGTAAGAGGTGTACAAGGAAAAAGTAAGTATGCAGAAACTTTTAATATTATAAGGATGTATTTATGA
- a CDS encoding DapH/DapD/GlmU-related protein, whose amino-acid sequence MKLSELNFGKVEKDGEFNWLGLTAEGYEGKKVLTFLNDEKYYKEIENNESITCIITTDEVAKKIEKNKYGIIISKNPRKDFFELHNKLVKENFYFTKRENKISEKAYISEKANIGEYNIIIEDDVIIEAGVTIYENVTIKKGAIIRSGSRIGGNGFEFSRFGDEVLSVSFAGDILIEENVEIQNNTCVDRGVFDRTYLGKNVKVDNLVHIAHDVKIGDNSLIVACTLIGGRTRIGKNSYLGPNCTVKNGLVLGENSKVSMGAVVTKNVKDNEVVTGNFAIPHEQFIKNLKKI is encoded by the coding sequence ATGAAATTATCAGAATTAAATTTTGGTAAAGTAGAAAAAGATGGTGAATTTAATTGGCTAGGACTTACAGCAGAAGGATACGAAGGGAAAAAAGTTTTAACATTTCTTAATGATGAAAAATATTATAAAGAAATAGAAAATAACGAATCAATTACTTGTATAATTACAACAGATGAAGTTGCTAAAAAAATAGAAAAAAATAAATATGGAATTATAATAAGTAAAAATCCAAGAAAAGATTTTTTTGAATTACATAATAAATTAGTCAAAGAAAATTTTTATTTTACTAAAAGAGAGAATAAAATCTCAGAAAAAGCATACATTTCTGAAAAAGCGAATATTGGAGAATATAATATTATTATAGAAGATGATGTTATTATTGAAGCAGGAGTAACAATATATGAAAATGTTACAATAAAAAAAGGAGCAATAATACGTTCAGGAAGTAGAATAGGTGGAAATGGATTTGAATTTTCAAGATTTGGAGATGAAGTTCTATCTGTATCTTTTGCAGGAGATATATTAATAGAAGAAAATGTTGAAATACAAAACAATACATGTGTTGATAGAGGTGTATTTGATCGAACTTATTTAGGAAAAAATGTAAAAGTAGATAATCTAGTTCATATTGCTCATGATGTAAAAATAGGGGATAACAGTTTGATTGTAGCATGTACTCTTATAGGTGGAAGAACAAGAATAGGGAAAAATTCATATTTAGGGCCTAATTGTACAGTTAAGAATGGTTTAGTTTTAGGTGAAAACTCAAAAGTTAGTATGGGAGCAGTTGTAACTAAGAATGTGAAAGATAATGAGGTAGTAACTGGTAATTTTGCAATCCCACATGAACAATTTATCAAAAATTTGAAAAAAATATAG
- a CDS encoding DegT/DnrJ/EryC1/StrS family aminotransferase, which produces MKVSLLNLKRQYKYLKKNIETTISEILEGGAYINGPQTKKFEKRMEEYLGVKHAIGVGNGTDALVIALEALGIGKGDEVITSPFTFFATAEAISVVGAISVFVDVKLEDFNIDENKIEKAITPKTKAIIPVHIFGTPANMDRINEIAKKNNLYVIEDACQAIGAKYKDKMVGTLSDIACFSFFPTKNLGTYGDGGLITTNDDSFATICRALKAHGSGENGEIAYNSLNNIKEEVKVDNQVDDTVYNPKKYYNYLIGHNSRLDELHAGILNVKLNYLDEWNKKRNDIAKYYNEKLDDKKYKKMQLREDNYNVYHMYIIQTENRNELTKKLDEAGIAYGVYYPVPLHLQKVYKNLGYKEGDLPNAEYLSKRTLAIPVDPELTVKEREYIVEFLNNLEL; this is translated from the coding sequence ATGAAAGTATCATTATTAAACTTAAAAAGACAATATAAATATTTAAAAAAAAATATTGAAACTACTATTTCTGAAATTTTAGAAGGAGGAGCATATATAAATGGTCCTCAAACTAAAAAATTTGAAAAAAGAATGGAAGAATATTTAGGTGTAAAGCATGCTATTGGGGTAGGAAATGGAACAGATGCCTTGGTTATAGCATTAGAAGCTTTAGGAATAGGTAAAGGAGATGAAGTTATAACAAGTCCTTTTACATTTTTTGCAACTGCTGAAGCTATATCAGTAGTTGGTGCTATATCAGTTTTTGTTGATGTAAAATTAGAAGACTTTAATATTGATGAAAATAAAATAGAAAAAGCTATAACTCCTAAAACAAAAGCTATTATACCAGTTCATATTTTTGGAACACCAGCAAATATGGATAGAATAAATGAAATAGCAAAGAAAAATAATTTATATGTAATAGAAGATGCTTGTCAAGCAATTGGAGCAAAATATAAAGATAAAATGGTAGGAACACTTTCTGATATAGCTTGTTTCTCATTTTTTCCTACAAAAAATTTAGGAACTTATGGAGATGGGGGATTAATCACAACAAATGATGATAGTTTTGCTACTATTTGTAGAGCTTTAAAAGCTCATGGAAGTGGAGAAAATGGAGAAATAGCATATAATTCACTTAATAACATAAAGGAAGAAGTAAAAGTGGATAATCAAGTTGATGATACAGTCTATAATCCTAAAAAATACTATAACTATTTAATAGGGCATAATTCAAGATTGGATGAGTTACATGCAGGGATACTTAATGTTAAATTGAATTATTTAGATGAATGGAACAAAAAAAGAAATGACATTGCAAAATATTATAATGAAAAATTGGATGATAAAAAATATAAAAAAATGCAATTAAGAGAAGATAATTACAATGTTTATCATATGTATATAATCCAAACTGAAAATAGAAATGAATTAACAAAAAAATTAGATGAAGCAGGAATAGCTTATGGAGTGTATTATCCTGTACCTTTGCATTTGCAAAAAGTATATAAGAATTTAGGATATAAAGAAGGAGATTTACCAAATGCAGAATACTTATCTAAAAGAACACTTGCAATTCCTGTTGATCCTGAGTTAACTGTGAAAGAAAGGGAATATATTGTAGAATTCTTAAATAATTTAGAGTTATAG